One genomic region from Lycorma delicatula isolate Av1 chromosome 9, ASM4794821v1, whole genome shotgun sequence encodes:
- the LOC142330419 gene encoding GPN-loop GTPase 3, translated as MRYAQLVMGPAGSGKSTYCSNLVRHAEDARKIIRVVNLDPAAEYFDYEPMVDIRELIHVDDAMEDEDMKFGPNGGLVFCMEYLLENSDWLKEQLGEDVDDDYILFDCPGQIELYTHMRTIRQLVEYLQNWNFNVCAVFLVDAQFMVDGGKFISGTMAALSVMVNLELPHVNLLTKMDLLSKSARSVLDNYLDPDPTALLGDLESNSSKWSENHKRLSEAIGRIIEDFSLVRFIPIDLRDEESISNVLLTIDNILQYGEDADVKTREFEYPDEDDLEGRSEDFEFPGGVVDD; from the coding sequence atgaggtaTGCTCAACTTGTTATGGGACCTGCTGGGAGTGGGAAATCAACGTATTGTTCTAATTTGGTTAGGCATGCAGAAGATGccagaaaaataataagagttgTTAATTTAGATCCAGCTGCTGAATATTTCGATTATGAACCTATGGTTGATATTCGCGAATTAATACATGTTGATGATGCAATGGAAGATGAAGATATGAAATTTGGCCCAAATGGTGGACTTGTTTTTTGTATGGAATATTTGTTAGAAAATTCTGATTGGTTAAAAGAACAGTTAGGTGAAGATGTTGatgatgattatattttatttgattgtcCTGGTCAGATTGAATTGTATACTCACATGAGAACAATTCGTCAATTAGtagaatatttacaaaactgGAATTTTAATGTTTGTGCAGTATTTTTAGTAGATGCTCAGTTTATGGTTGATGGTGGAAAATTTATTTCTGGCACCATGGCAGCATTATCAGTTATGGTTAACCTTGAACTTCCACATGTTAATTTACTTACTAAAATGGATCTTTTAAGTAAATCTGCTCGTAGTGTGTTGGATAATTATTTAGATCCTGACCCTACTGCTCTCTTGGGTGATTTGGAATCGAACAGCTCCAAGTGGAGTGAAAATCATAAACGTTTATCTGAAGCAATTGGTAGAATTATTGAAGATTTTAGCTTAGTTCGTTTTATACCTATTGATTTACGTGATGAAGAAAGCATTTCAAATGTTCTGTTGACTATagacaatattttacaatatggtGAAGATGCTGATGTAAAAACAAGAGAATTTGAGTATCCTGATGAAGATGATCTTGAAGGTAGAAGTGAGGATTTTGAATTCCCTGGTGGTGTTGTTGATGATTGA